Genomic DNA from Bacteroides zhangwenhongii:
TTCCGCCATCAGAATATCGCCCTCATGACCAAAATAATCATGATATTTAATTTCACCCGTGATAAAGACATCCGCACCTGCCCGGATGGCCTGTGGAAGCAAAAAAGCTCCTGCGCCACCACACAACGCTACTTTCTGTATCTCCCTGCCTGTCAGTCTATTATGACGTACACAGCCTACCTCAAAAGTTTTCTTTATACGTTTCAGGAATTCAAGTTCTGTTTCAGGTTCATCCAATTCGCCCACAATACCCGCACCTGCCTGCGTCAAGTCGTCTTGCAGGCTGTTCTCTTTCGGTTCAAGCACTTGCAGATTCTTCAAACCTATTTTTTCAGCTATCTTATAGTTAACTCCCCCGTATGCATTATCCAGATTAGTATGCGCTGAATAGATCACAATATCATTCTTTATTGCCTTCAGTATGCAACGTTCCACATAATCTTTGCCCGTAATGGATTTATAGCCTTTGAAAATGAGCGGATGATGTGATATAACGAGGTTGTACCCCAATGCGATAGCTTCATCCAGCACTGCTTCGGTAACGTCAAGACACAACAAAGCCCCTGTTGCTTCCGCTTCTGTCAATCCGATTTGCAGGCCGGCATTATCAAATCCGTCTTGCAATGGCAGAGGCGCGAATCGTTCAAGGGCGCTTACTATTTGCTTAATTTTCATTATTGATAGAAAATTTGGTTGCAAAGATAATAAATTAAATAGTTATGCGCATAACTTCCTCATCGTTTTTTTCGTGTGACTGTCATTTCTTGGATTCTTTAGTCACTTCCAACAGTTTTCCGTATGCATCGAACGAACGTCGTGAAGCCAATGAGATAGTAATCATCAACGACAACATGGATGCGGCGAAAGTAATCACCATAATCATCATTTGATATTTGATAGCGACATTCGGGCTGCTTCCCCCCAGAATCTGCCCGATCATCGTACCGGGAAAAGCAACCAGCCCCATGACCGCGATATTCGCAATCAAAGGACTGAAAGATTTAATAATGGCCTGCCGGATAAATGGAGCTTGGGCTTCCTGCCTTGTAGCCCCATTCCCCAATAAATACCGATACAATTGTTGTTCACGTTTCAGCCCGCTATAATAGGTATTCAAAGCGATAACATTGCTCGACAACATATTCCCCATCAGAATACCGAATATCGGAATAAAATATTGGGCACTGAAAATATTATCCAATTGAAGGACAACCCCGATAAAGTAAAGCCCTATTAACACAACACTACAGAAAAAGCCGACCGTAATGGGGATTAACAGAATACTTCGTTTCAACTGGGTACGTACCAATGCGGTTTGTCCGGCTACAAATATCATAACGACCACCCAAAGGAAATTAATAAAAGGATTATTCCATAAAAAGAGGTATTTCAGATACATACCGATAAGAAACAGTTGGATAATCATCCGTAATGTGCCAATCACAGCAGGTTTTAGCAGTCCTGTCTTGAATTTCCACAGATAAAAGAATGGAATGGCAAGCAGAAGCAAACCTACAAGAAGATTATAATATGATATGTCAATCGTTCCCACTATATAGTTTAGTATTCTATCTGGTTCTTAATTATAGTTCTATTACATAATGGCATCCCGCTGCAAAGTCTTTGTCGTGAGATACCGCCAACACTGCCGCCCCTCTTTCTGCCTGCCGCCGAAAAAAAGACAATACTTTATCAGTCGCCCCCGCATCCAATGTAGACGTCGGTTCGTCAATGATAATCAACGGTTTATCAAGCATTGCAGCCACAGCCAATGTTATACGCTGGCGCTGTCCGCCGGATACCTCATTCACTCTCTTTGCATATAATTCGTGTTCCAAACCCAATTCGTCAAAACAAGCGTATAATCTCTCCTCCGAAAAGGGTACGGAACGATTCACTTTCAGCTCAAACGGAAGGGTAACCATATCTTTCACCCACTCAAACGGCAGTGCCAATTCTTGGGGAATCCATGCAATCTGTCGCCGGACGACATCTATGGTCGATATATCCAGCAATGTCCCTCCCACTTGAATGGTCCCTTCTCTTAACGGCACAAATCCCATCACCGCATTCAACAATGAAGTTTTTCCGCAACCGGACTGCCCCACGATGCAAGCGGTTTCTCCCTGTTCCAGATTCAGATTAAAACCGGAGAAAAGCACTTCTGTCCCAAAAGCAATACAGGCATTATTGATATGCAACATGACTCATCTTTCTAAAATTCTCATCAAAAGCACATAAGAAACATTCATATTATAATACTTATTCCACTATCCATCTTTCAATATTCCGAGTCTTGGCACTAAAATTCACTCCTACCTTAAAAATCCTTCGCCCGTCATTTTCAAAGGGCCTAGCATAATGCTTCTCATTTATCTGCTGTAAAGCCTCCTCAGCCGTACCTTCTAATTTAAACTCCATAATATAAATAAACTTATCTGTTTGCAAAAGGAGATCAATACGTCCTTGACTAGTATGATATTCCGCTTTTACATAAAAACCGACAAGTTTAAATACGATAAAAAGAACATTTTGATAATGTAATTCCAGATCACGAATCAATTCATAGGGAGTATCCGCAAAGAAGCTTTGAAGACGATGGAAGAAAGAGTTGTAGTCTCCGGATTCTACCTCACGGACAAACTTCTGAATTTCAAAAGAAGCTTCTACAGCACTGGTATTAGCGTAAAAAGGCATAAGATATTTTACAAACCCTTCTTCCACCTCACGATTCGGGAAACCTAAACGATAACTATCAAAACGGTTGTCGTAACCTTTAATCGTCAAATAACCACTCTGATAGATTACAGGAATAGGATTATCGGAAGTGGAATCAATACTATTCAGAACATCGGCACTAGTTTCTTCATGTGCCATTCGGTGAAGATCATAATGATGTTTTTTCAATAATTCAACCAAATAGGTAGGTGTACCCGTTTCAAACCAATAGTTACCAAACACATTATATTTGAGAGTATTCAATACGCTAAATGGATTATAGATACCCACTGAGTTATGAGTAAAATGATAGCCGTCGTATCTTTCACGCATTTCAGTGCATATTCCATCATACGTCAACCCTTGCTCGTCAGCAAATTCATGCAGTTCAGTTTCAAAATTTTCATAGAGTTCACGTT
This window encodes:
- a CDS encoding Nif3-like dinuclear metal center hexameric protein; amino-acid sequence: MKIKQIVSALERFAPLPLQDGFDNAGLQIGLTEAEATGALLCLDVTEAVLDEAIALGYNLVISHHPLIFKGYKSITGKDYVERCILKAIKNDIVIYSAHTNLDNAYGGVNYKIAEKIGLKNLQVLEPKENSLQDDLTQAGAGIVGELDEPETELEFLKRIKKTFEVGCVRHNRLTGREIQKVALCGGAGAFLLPQAIRAGADVFITGEIKYHDYFGHEGDILMAEIGHYESEQYTKEIFYSIIRDLFPNFALQSSKINTNPIKYL
- a CDS encoding ATP-binding protein; this encodes MSNKIYPIGIQNFEKIRKGGYCYIDKTALIYQMAKTGSYYFLSRPRRFGKSLLLSTLEAYFQGKKELFEGLAIKKLEKEWLTYPILHIDLNTEKYDTPASLENKLNRVLVEWEKMYGAEPAETSLAMRFEGIIGRACEKEGQSVVILVDEYDKPMLQAIGNDVLQESFRNTLKAFYGALKSKDGCIRFAMLTGVTKFGKVSVFSDLNNLEDISMRQQYVEICGISERELYENFETELHEFADEQGLTYDGICTEMRERYDGYHFTHNSVGIYNPFSVLNTLKYNVFGNYWFETGTPTYLVELLKKHHYDLHRMAHEETSADVLNSIDSTSDNPIPVIYQSGYLTIKGYDNRFDSYRLGFPNREVEEGFVKYLMPFYANTSAVEASFEIQKFVREVESGDYNSFFHRLQSFFADTPYELIRDLELHYQNVLFIVFKLVGFYVKAEYHTSQGRIDLLLQTDKFIYIMEFKLEGTAEEALQQINEKHYARPFENDGRRIFKVGVNFSAKTRNIERWIVE
- a CDS encoding ABC transporter permease; amino-acid sequence: MGTIDISYYNLLVGLLLLAIPFFYLWKFKTGLLKPAVIGTLRMIIQLFLIGMYLKYLFLWNNPFINFLWVVVMIFVAGQTALVRTQLKRSILLIPITVGFFCSVVLIGLYFIGVVLQLDNIFSAQYFIPIFGILMGNMLSSNVIALNTYYSGLKREQQLYRYLLGNGATRQEAQAPFIRQAIIKSFSPLIANIAVMGLVAFPGTMIGQILGGSSPNVAIKYQMMIMVITFAASMLSLMITISLASRRSFDAYGKLLEVTKESKK
- a CDS encoding ABC transporter ATP-binding protein, whose protein sequence is MLHINNACIAFGTEVLFSGFNLNLEQGETACIVGQSGCGKTSLLNAVMGFVPLREGTIQVGGTLLDISTIDVVRRQIAWIPQELALPFEWVKDMVTLPFELKVNRSVPFSEERLYACFDELGLEHELYAKRVNEVSGGQRQRITLAVAAMLDKPLIIIDEPTSTLDAGATDKVLSFFRRQAERGAAVLAVSHDKDFAAGCHYVIEL